The Halorhabdus sp. BNX81 genome includes a region encoding these proteins:
- the radA gene encoding DNA repair and recombination protein RadA, whose amino-acid sequence MAATEDLEDLPGVGPATAEKLTENGFDSYQGIAVASPGELSNTADIGESSAADIIQAAREAADIGGFESGAEVLERREQIGKLTWGVEEVDELLGGGVETQSITEVYGEFGAGKSQVTHQLAVNVQLPAEHGGLEGSSIFIDSEDTFRPERIEQMVEGLDDDVIEDTMVLHGVAEEGEADATDDALFDDLVESMLDKIHVAKAFNSNHQILLAEKAQELASEGQDEEFPVRLLCVDSLTAHFRAEYVGRGELADRQQKLNKHLHDLMRVGDLNNTAVVVTNQVAANPDSFFGDPTQPIGGNILGHTSTFRLYLRKSKGDKRIVRLVDAPNLPDGEGVMRVEGGGLMAE is encoded by the coding sequence ATGGCAGCAACAGAAGATCTCGAAGATCTGCCGGGCGTGGGTCCGGCGACTGCGGAGAAGCTCACCGAGAACGGATTCGACTCCTATCAGGGCATCGCCGTCGCGAGCCCCGGCGAGTTGAGCAACACCGCCGACATCGGCGAGTCCAGCGCGGCGGACATCATCCAGGCCGCCCGCGAGGCCGCCGACATCGGTGGATTCGAAAGCGGGGCCGAGGTGCTCGAACGCCGCGAACAGATCGGCAAGCTCACCTGGGGCGTCGAGGAGGTCGACGAGTTGCTCGGCGGCGGCGTCGAGACCCAGTCGATCACCGAGGTCTACGGCGAGTTCGGGGCGGGCAAGTCCCAGGTCACCCACCAGCTGGCGGTCAACGTCCAGCTCCCGGCCGAGCACGGCGGGCTCGAGGGTAGTTCGATCTTCATCGACAGCGAGGACACGTTCCGCCCCGAGCGTATCGAGCAGATGGTCGAAGGGCTTGACGACGACGTGATCGAGGATACGATGGTGCTCCACGGCGTCGCCGAGGAGGGCGAGGCCGATGCGACCGACGACGCTCTCTTCGATGACCTCGTCGAGTCGATGCTGGACAAGATACACGTCGCGAAAGCGTTCAACTCCAACCACCAGATCCTGCTGGCCGAGAAGGCCCAGGAGCTCGCCAGTGAGGGCCAAGACGAGGAGTTCCCCGTTCGGTTGCTCTGTGTGGACTCGCTGACCGCGCACTTCCGGGCGGAGTACGTCGGCCGTGGCGAACTCGCCGACCGCCAGCAGAAGCTCAACAAGCACCTCCACGACCTGATGCGGGTCGGCGACCTCAACAACACCGCCGTCGTCGTCACCAACCAGGTCGCGGCCAATCCCGATTCCTTTTTCGGTGACCCGACCCAGCCCATCGGCGGGAACATTCTGGGACACACCTCGACGTTCCGACTGTACCTCCGGAAATCGAAGGGCGACAAGCGGATCGTCCGGCTGGTCGACGCGCCGAACCTGCCCGACGGCGAGGGCGTCATGCGCGTCGAAGGTGGCGGCCTGATGGCGGAGTAA
- a CDS encoding ABC transporter ATP-binding protein: protein MSIDLDDDEVFEDVRDRADRPMRRLFAEYGREYSFPFTIGFVSSVAARILDLLPPLLLTLAIDAIFDDQQYSLWLVPQSLIPETQSAQLWLTVGIIAAAFLIGAGFHWTRNWGWNTFAQNIQHNVRTDTYDKMQRLNMDFFADKQTGELMSILSNDVNRLERFLNEGMNAFFRLSIMVLGIAGILFYWNWQLALVTLGVVPLIGFFTYKFVETIQPKYADVRSSVGQLNSRLENNLGGIQVIKAANTETFESDRVDDVSEDYFDANWDAIGTRIKFFPGLRLLSGVGFVVTFLVGGLWVFTSQTTGTGPWFFTGKFSVGEFVGFILLSQRFIWPMAQFGQIINMYQRAHASSERIFGLMDTPSRIVEDPDAEPLDVTDGHVEFDDVTFGYDDEETIVEDISFEVEGGDTVALVGPTGAGKSTVMKLLLRMYDVDEGAIEIDGTDLREATIPSLRQALGYVSQETFLFYGTVRENIEYGTFDAEKDEVVEAAKMAEAHRFIQNLPDGYDTKVGERGVKLSGGQRQRIALARAILKDPEILVLDEATSDVDTETEMLIQRSLDKLTEDRTTFAIAHRLSTIKDAEKIVVIEDGRIVERGTHEELLAEDGLYAKLWAVQAGEIDELPQEFIERAAERRAQTESEADD from the coding sequence ATGAGCATCGACCTCGACGACGACGAAGTATTCGAGGACGTCCGCGACCGCGCGGATCGCCCGATGCGCCGACTGTTTGCCGAATACGGGCGGGAGTATTCGTTCCCGTTCACGATCGGGTTCGTCAGCAGCGTCGCCGCCCGAATCCTCGACCTGCTTCCGCCCCTCCTGCTTACGCTCGCCATCGACGCCATCTTCGACGACCAGCAGTACAGCCTCTGGTTGGTCCCCCAGTCGCTGATTCCCGAAACCCAGAGCGCACAGCTCTGGCTCACCGTCGGTATCATCGCCGCCGCGTTCCTGATCGGGGCCGGCTTCCACTGGACGCGCAACTGGGGGTGGAACACCTTCGCCCAGAACATCCAGCACAACGTCCGGACGGACACCTACGACAAGATGCAGCGGCTCAACATGGACTTCTTCGCCGACAAGCAGACAGGCGAACTCATGTCGATCCTCTCGAACGACGTCAACCGGCTCGAACGCTTCCTCAACGAGGGGATGAACGCGTTCTTCCGGCTGTCGATCATGGTGCTCGGCATCGCCGGCATCCTCTTCTACTGGAACTGGCAGCTCGCGCTGGTGACGCTCGGCGTCGTCCCCCTGATCGGCTTTTTCACCTACAAGTTCGTCGAGACTATCCAACCCAAGTACGCCGACGTCCGGTCGTCCGTGGGCCAGCTCAACTCACGCCTAGAGAACAACCTCGGGGGCATCCAGGTCATCAAGGCCGCCAACACCGAGACCTTCGAATCCGATCGGGTGGACGATGTCTCCGAAGACTACTTCGACGCCAACTGGGACGCCATCGGCACCCGGATCAAGTTCTTCCCCGGCCTCCGGCTGCTGTCGGGCGTCGGGTTCGTCGTCACCTTCCTCGTCGGGGGCCTGTGGGTGTTCACCTCCCAGACCACCGGAACCGGGCCGTGGTTCTTCACGGGCAAGTTCTCGGTGGGGGAGTTCGTCGGCTTCATCCTGCTGTCCCAGCGGTTCATCTGGCCGATGGCGCAGTTCGGACAGATCATCAACATGTACCAGCGCGCCCACGCCTCCAGCGAGCGCATCTTCGGGCTGATGGACACGCCCAGTCGGATCGTCGAGGACCCCGACGCCGAACCCCTCGACGTCACCGACGGCCACGTCGAATTCGACGATGTCACCTTCGGCTACGACGACGAGGAGACCATCGTCGAGGACATCTCCTTCGAGGTCGAGGGCGGCGATACCGTCGCCTTAGTCGGTCCGACCGGCGCGGGCAAGTCCACCGTGATGAAGCTCCTCCTCCGGATGTACGACGTCGACGAGGGGGCAATCGAAATCGACGGGACGGACCTCCGCGAGGCGACGATCCCGAGTCTCCGACAGGCCCTGGGATACGTCAGCCAGGAGACGTTCCTGTTCTACGGGACCGTCCGGGAGAACATCGAGTACGGCACGTTCGACGCCGAGAAGGACGAAGTCGTCGAGGCGGCCAAGATGGCCGAAGCCCACCGCTTCATCCAGAACCTTCCCGACGGCTACGACACGAAAGTCGGCGAGCGCGGCGTGAAACTGTCGGGTGGCCAGCGCCAGCGGATCGCCCTCGCGCGAGCGATCCTCAAGGATCCCGAGATCCTCGTCCTGGACGAGGCGACCTCCGACGTCGACACGGAGACGGAGATGTTGATCCAGCGCTCGCTGGATAAACTGACCGAAGACCGGACGACCTTCGCCATCGCTCACCGCCTCTCGACGATCAAGGACGCCGAGAAAATCGTCGTGATCGAGGACGGGCGGATCGTCGAGCGCGGGACCCACGAGGAACTACTCGCCGAAGACGGCCTCTATGCAAAACTCTGGGCCGTCCAGGCCGGTGAAATCGACGAACTCCCCCAGGAGTTCATCGAGCGGGCCGCCGAACGCCGCGCCCAGACGGAATCGGAAGCCGACGACTGA
- a CDS encoding protein kinase translates to MGTETGDGDDATRRAAEPDAEDVLSLVLPSVLDGLAAEARRARVSAAWTACRLADERPQLGAELAARLVRSAGEAHREALVRTLATLHERHPEQVGNALRAFDGTVVRAVRKAGSWDFDAELRADGGATTASGSQHVVETSQPGVSVYERSLPDEPVEPEPPDQIVDDEVESEPEPEPTPDTDGSVPDEPGTPEHVEERRRRIQAAENSEAFAAVQLVSAFDEISVIDPPERGRYGHILPSRARMDQAEYGVDLLFFDEPGEGAREFGSAVHERLHQWYCADEATGIVAVADYGDHPRPWVATPRAEHTLADRRPADLDVALRDARDLAAGLAAVNERGLVHGGIDPHDVVYPSIGFEENPSPSLANLGVMTVFRRHFQPAEYVDPRYAAPEYFDDRYGSVDHATDVYHFGAVLFRLLTGEDPYRGDYDDVRAAILDDETPVPSDVRPDVPEPVDEIVAKAMAPRKLTRFETAAQLHRQLDQLV, encoded by the coding sequence ATGGGAACCGAAACGGGCGACGGGGACGACGCCACTCGTCGCGCGGCCGAGCCCGACGCCGAGGACGTACTCTCGTTAGTCCTCCCGTCGGTGCTCGACGGGCTGGCCGCCGAGGCTCGCCGGGCGCGCGTCAGTGCCGCCTGGACGGCCTGCCGGCTGGCCGACGAGCGCCCACAGCTCGGTGCCGAACTCGCCGCCCGTCTCGTTCGATCCGCCGGAGAAGCTCACCGGGAGGCCCTGGTTCGAACGCTCGCGACGCTCCACGAACGCCACCCCGAGCAGGTCGGCAACGCCCTCCGGGCGTTCGACGGGACCGTCGTCCGGGCCGTCCGGAAGGCCGGCAGCTGGGATTTCGACGCGGAACTCCGGGCCGACGGCGGCGCGACGACGGCCTCCGGGAGCCAACACGTCGTCGAAACGTCTCAACCGGGCGTCTCAGTCTACGAGCGATCGCTGCCCGACGAACCGGTCGAGCCCGAGCCGCCGGATCAAATCGTCGATGACGAGGTCGAATCGGAACCTGAGCCCGAACCGACGCCGGACACCGACGGGAGCGTCCCCGATGAACCGGGGACGCCGGAGCACGTCGAGGAGCGCCGCCGCCGCATCCAGGCCGCCGAGAACTCCGAGGCCTTCGCCGCCGTCCAGCTAGTGAGTGCCTTCGACGAGATCAGCGTGATCGACCCGCCCGAACGCGGGCGGTACGGCCACATCTTGCCTTCCCGGGCTCGCATGGACCAGGCCGAGTACGGCGTCGATCTCCTGTTTTTCGACGAACCCGGCGAAGGCGCTCGGGAGTTCGGGTCGGCCGTCCACGAACGCCTCCACCAGTGGTACTGCGCCGACGAGGCGACGGGGATCGTCGCCGTCGCGGACTACGGCGACCACCCCCGGCCGTGGGTCGCGACGCCACGGGCCGAGCACACGCTTGCCGATCGCAGACCCGCGGATCTCGACGTCGCCCTGCGGGACGCCCGGGACCTCGCCGCCGGCCTCGCGGCCGTCAACGAGCGCGGGCTGGTCCACGGCGGGATCGACCCACACGACGTGGTCTACCCCTCGATCGGCTTCGAGGAGAATCCCTCACCCAGCCTCGCCAACCTCGGCGTGATGACGGTCTTCCGGCGGCATTTCCAGCCCGCCGAGTACGTCGACCCCCGCTACGCCGCCCCGGAGTACTTCGACGATCGCTACGGCTCGGTCGACCACGCGACCGACGTCTATCACTTCGGGGCTGTGCTGTTCCGGCTCCTCACCGGCGAGGATCCGTACCGCGGCGACTACGACGACGTCCGGGCCGCCATCCTCGACGACGAGACGCCGGTCCCCAGCGACGTCCGCCCGGACGTTCCAGAGCCCGTCGACGAGATCGTCGCCAAGGCGATGGCTCCCCGGAAGCTCACTCGCTTCGAGACGGCAGCCCAGCTGCACCGCCAGCTCGACCAACTCGTTTGA
- the pheA gene encoding prephenate dehydratase, translated as MRTITLGPSGTYSHRAASALSDAVEFTESVTAIVEAVADGEYDRGVIPIENSIEGSVTESLDALADSDVAVVAEIITPIRHGLLAQSDEFDLVASHAQALAQCRSYLEDHYPDAELEAVASTARGVERAREDSTIAAIAHPDNAGADLSVLAEDIQDRSSNATRFFAIAGPEERSVEGGNTSLIVYPNVDYPGLLLELLEPFADRDVNLSRLESRPSGERLGDYVFHIDVEAGLYEQRLQDALDVVEELAREGWVKRLGSYDTRHVVE; from the coding sequence ATGCGAACGATCACGCTCGGCCCGTCGGGCACCTATTCCCACCGGGCCGCGTCGGCGCTTTCCGACGCCGTCGAGTTCACCGAGTCCGTCACGGCGATCGTCGAGGCGGTCGCCGACGGCGAGTACGACCGCGGGGTCATCCCGATCGAGAACAGCATCGAGGGCAGCGTCACCGAATCGCTGGACGCGCTGGCGGATTCCGACGTGGCGGTCGTCGCGGAGATCATCACGCCGATCCGCCACGGCTTGCTCGCCCAGAGCGACGAGTTCGACCTCGTCGCGAGCCACGCTCAGGCGCTGGCTCAGTGTCGGAGCTACCTCGAAGATCACTATCCCGACGCCGAGTTAGAGGCCGTCGCGAGCACGGCCCGCGGCGTCGAACGTGCCCGGGAAGACTCCACGATCGCCGCCATCGCCCATCCCGACAACGCGGGGGCGGACCTCTCGGTCCTCGCCGAGGACATCCAGGACCGGTCCTCGAACGCGACGCGTTTCTTCGCGATCGCCGGGCCCGAGGAGCGATCGGTCGAGGGCGGGAACACGTCGCTGATCGTCTACCCGAACGTCGACTATCCCGGCCTCCTGCTCGAACTCCTCGAGCCCTTCGCCGACCGGGACGTCAACCTCTCGCGGCTGGAGTCCCGACCCAGCGGCGAGCGACTCGGTGATTACGTCTTCCACATCGACGTCGAGGCCGGCCTCTACGAGCAGCGCCTCCAGGACGCTCTGGACGTCGTCGAGGAACTGGCGAGGGAGGGCTGGGTCAAGCGCCTCGGCTCCTACGATACCCGCCACGTCGTCGAGTAG
- a CDS encoding Lrp/AsnC ligand binding domain-containing protein, translating to MVRAFILVKTAAGTAEQLLGDARAAIGVEEAHVVAGQYDLVVEAERNSVYEIMESVASGIRDLDGVTDTRSYICLE from the coding sequence ATGGTTAGAGCGTTCATCCTGGTGAAGACGGCCGCAGGGACGGCCGAGCAACTACTCGGAGATGCTCGGGCGGCAATCGGTGTCGAGGAGGCCCACGTCGTGGCTGGACAGTACGATCTCGTCGTCGAGGCCGAACGGAACTCCGTCTACGAGATCATGGAGTCGGTGGCCAGCGGTATCCGTGACCTCGACGGCGTCACCGACACCCGGTCGTACATCTGCCTGGAGTAG
- a CDS encoding TrkA family potassium uptake protein, which yields MRFVIVGAGRVGLRTARALRESGHDVVLVEADPRTADRGRDAGFEVINGDGSLEPVLEQADLDSTDVVGALTGDLNANFATCLIASEHGCRTVLRIDEDYREDIYRQYADAVDEVVYPERLGAIATKNALLGGNSVAIADIAQHLQLIQFTVTADAPVNGYSLSELELPANARLLAFGKQDDPVDVPNVDASLEAGDRLVVLADFTVLGDVRQLIVGEQPPQQALGGA from the coding sequence ATGCGATTCGTTATCGTGGGTGCCGGTCGGGTCGGGCTCCGGACAGCCCGAGCGCTCCGGGAGAGCGGCCACGACGTCGTCCTCGTCGAGGCGGATCCCAGGACGGCCGACCGGGGACGGGACGCGGGCTTCGAGGTGATCAACGGGGACGGGTCGCTCGAACCGGTCCTCGAACAAGCGGATCTCGACTCGACGGACGTTGTCGGCGCGCTCACTGGTGATCTCAATGCCAACTTCGCAACCTGTCTGATCGCCAGCGAACACGGGTGTCGGACAGTGTTACGCATCGACGAAGACTACCGCGAGGACATCTACCGACAGTACGCCGATGCCGTCGACGAGGTTGTCTACCCCGAACGCCTCGGCGCGATCGCGACCAAGAATGCCCTGCTCGGAGGCAACAGCGTCGCGATCGCCGATATCGCCCAGCATCTCCAGTTGATCCAGTTTACCGTCACCGCCGACGCACCGGTCAACGGCTACAGCCTGAGTGAACTCGAACTGCCGGCCAACGCGCGGCTACTGGCCTTCGGCAAGCAGGACGATCCGGTCGACGTGCCGAACGTCGACGCGTCCCTGGAGGCTGGCGATCGACTGGTCGTCCTCGCGGATTTCACCGTTCTCGGCGACGTCCGACAGTTGATCGTGGGCGAGCAGCCCCCACAGCAAGCACTCGGAGGTGCCTGA
- the thsA gene encoding thermosome subunit alpha has product MGNQPLIVLSEDSQRTSGKDAQSMNITAGTAVAEAVRTTLGPKGMDKMLVDSTGNVVVTNDGVTILDEMDIEHPAANMIVEVAETQEDEVGDGTTTAVIIAGELLSKAEDLLEQDIHATILAQGYRQAAEQAKQILEENAIEVTPEDDEILEQIAATAMTGKGAESSKDTLAELVVNALQSVANGDEIDTDNVKVETVVGGSTDESELVEGVIIDKERVHDNMPYAVEDADVALLDTAIEVQETEIDAEVNVSDPDQLQEFLDQEEAQLQEMVDQLADVGADVVFCQKGIDDMAQHYLAQEGILAVRRAKKSDIKALSRATGGRVVSNIDDITAEDLGFAGSVAQRAVGGDQRIFVEDVEDAKAVTLILRGGTEHVVDEVERAIEDSLGVVRVTLEDGKVLPGGGAPEAELALGLRDHADSVGGREQLAVEAFADAIDVVPRTLAENAGHDPIDSLVDLRSQHDAGDIGVGLDAYSGDIVDMTEDGVYEPLRVKTQAVESATEAAVMILRIDDVIAAGDLKGGGSDDGDDGGPPAGGPGGMGGGMGGMGGMGGMGGAM; this is encoded by the coding sequence ATGGGTAACCAGCCCCTCATCGTACTTTCCGAGGACAGTCAGCGAACCTCCGGAAAGGACGCCCAGTCGATGAACATCACCGCCGGGACCGCCGTCGCCGAGGCCGTTCGGACGACGCTCGGCCCGAAGGGGATGGACAAGATGCTCGTCGACTCGACGGGCAACGTCGTCGTCACGAACGATGGCGTCACCATCCTCGACGAGATGGACATCGAGCACCCCGCGGCGAACATGATCGTCGAGGTCGCCGAGACACAGGAGGACGAGGTCGGCGACGGCACGACCACGGCCGTCATCATCGCCGGCGAACTCCTGAGCAAGGCCGAGGACCTCCTCGAACAGGACATCCACGCCACGATCCTCGCACAGGGGTATCGCCAGGCGGCCGAGCAGGCAAAACAGATTCTCGAGGAGAACGCCATCGAGGTCACCCCCGAGGACGACGAGATCCTCGAACAGATCGCGGCGACCGCGATGACCGGCAAGGGGGCGGAAAGCTCCAAGGACACGCTGGCGGAACTGGTCGTCAACGCGCTCCAGTCAGTCGCTAACGGCGACGAAATCGACACGGACAACGTCAAAGTCGAGACCGTCGTCGGCGGCTCGACCGACGAGTCCGAACTCGTCGAGGGCGTCATCATCGACAAGGAGCGCGTCCACGACAACATGCCCTACGCCGTCGAGGACGCCGACGTCGCCCTGCTGGACACCGCGATCGAGGTCCAGGAGACAGAGATCGACGCCGAGGTCAACGTTTCGGACCCCGACCAGCTTCAGGAGTTCCTCGACCAAGAAGAGGCCCAGCTTCAGGAGATGGTCGATCAGCTCGCCGACGTCGGTGCCGACGTCGTCTTCTGCCAGAAGGGCATCGACGACATGGCCCAGCATTACCTCGCCCAGGAGGGCATTCTCGCCGTTCGTCGGGCCAAGAAGTCCGACATCAAGGCGCTCTCGCGAGCCACGGGCGGCCGCGTCGTCTCGAACATCGACGACATCACCGCCGAGGACCTCGGCTTCGCCGGCAGCGTCGCACAGCGCGCCGTCGGCGGCGACCAGCGTATCTTCGTCGAGGACGTCGAGGACGCCAAGGCCGTCACGCTCATCCTGCGCGGCGGCACCGAACACGTCGTCGACGAGGTCGAACGCGCCATCGAGGACTCGCTGGGCGTCGTTCGTGTTACCCTCGAGGACGGCAAGGTCCTGCCCGGCGGCGGGGCCCCCGAGGCCGAACTCGCGCTGGGACTGCGTGACCACGCCGACTCCGTCGGCGGCCGCGAGCAGCTCGCCGTCGAGGCGTTCGCCGACGCGATCGACGTCGTCCCGCGAACCCTCGCCGAGAACGCGGGTCACGACCCGATCGACTCCCTCGTGGACCTCCGCAGTCAGCACGACGCCGGCGACATCGGCGTCGGCCTGGACGCCTACTCCGGTGACATCGTCGACATGACCGAGGACGGCGTCTACGAGCCGCTGCGCGTCAAGACTCAGGCCGTCGAGAGTGCGACGGAGGCCGCCGTGATGATCCTCCGGATCGACGACGTGATCGCCGCCGGCGACCTCAAGGGCGGCGGCAGCGACGACGGCGACGACGGCGGCCCGCCCGCCGGCGGCCCCGGCGGTATGGGCGGCGGCATGGGCGGCATGGGCGGTATGGGTGGCATGGGCGGCGCGATGTAA
- a CDS encoding DUF5813 family protein, producing MTDTLPPAVADAFDDHGAFEASEQGYRVTTTVFDATVTATEVEGVGHEYTVTVRTPMLDAAVEDEVVGPAVEEGWFETFERRLEDAAGATRARVDLDEHRLRVDDSQAVASFVFSYGDPNQAAAIAKTLVEYVEGTYVEGIVPGYDYQPPVADLLQASKTAGDNERSGTPL from the coding sequence ATGACTGATACGCTACCGCCGGCCGTCGCCGACGCGTTCGACGACCACGGCGCGTTCGAAGCAAGCGAGCAGGGATATCGCGTGACGACGACCGTCTTCGATGCGACGGTGACGGCGACCGAGGTCGAGGGGGTGGGTCACGAATATACGGTGACCGTCCGGACGCCGATGCTCGACGCGGCTGTCGAGGACGAGGTCGTGGGGCCGGCGGTCGAAGAGGGCTGGTTCGAGACCTTTGAACGCCGACTCGAGGACGCGGCCGGGGCCACACGGGCGCGGGTCGACCTCGACGAGCATCGGCTTCGTGTAGACGACAGCCAGGCAGTCGCTTCGTTCGTCTTCTCGTACGGCGACCCGAATCAGGCCGCGGCGATCGCCAAGACGCTCGTCGAGTACGTTGAGGGGACCTACGTCGAAGGGATCGTTCCCGGGTACGACTACCAGCCGCCGGTCGCCGATCTCCTCCAGGCCTCGAAGACGGCCGGCGATAACGAGCGAAGCGGTACCCCGCTGTAG
- a CDS encoding ATP-binding protein yields the protein MGETVDDHDRDDEVGDRAERVVDRFRQLREDDRKRRTHAEAGVVLDQFDAVEQRLLAFGRALGGDPDDVADLPFTEEAGRDGMPEPLYVRHDRTLLNQVTSWLLQRQHIGLVSEYGTGKTAFREILKRDLGDRDDFLVAHVDNPQQTTARGLYERVLRVAAEAGIEIDPDNYWQIRDGIPWATAETKQAVKEVAEQARAEDVTILLIIDEIEDLPEDLLSAIQIAGDAGVRLFLSGTPTGRDRLGDVKATLDSRLRYYEGIDPFEVEDIAEYIARSLSYFRGEDYDGESPDLFEPAAIVDIHDRTGGNPREVRLECRELFTRAAFVWYRSGQDIERIHITPELRHRRFGMNQ from the coding sequence ATGGGGGAGACAGTTGACGATCACGACCGGGACGATGAGGTGGGGGATCGCGCCGAGCGCGTCGTCGATCGGTTCCGACAATTGCGGGAGGACGACCGAAAGCGCCGGACGCACGCCGAGGCGGGCGTCGTGCTGGACCAGTTCGACGCGGTCGAGCAACGACTGCTCGCGTTCGGCCGGGCACTCGGGGGCGATCCCGACGATGTCGCGGACCTCCCGTTCACCGAGGAGGCGGGCCGGGACGGAATGCCCGAACCGCTGTACGTCCGCCACGACCGCACGCTGCTCAATCAGGTGACCAGTTGGTTGCTCCAGCGCCAGCACATCGGCCTCGTCAGCGAGTACGGCACCGGTAAGACAGCCTTCCGGGAGATCCTCAAGCGGGACCTGGGGGACCGTGATGACTTTCTGGTCGCCCACGTCGACAATCCACAACAGACGACCGCCCGAGGACTCTACGAGAGGGTGCTCCGGGTGGCTGCCGAGGCGGGCATCGAGATCGATCCCGACAACTACTGGCAGATCCGCGACGGGATTCCGTGGGCGACGGCCGAAACGAAACAGGCCGTCAAAGAGGTCGCCGAGCAGGCCCGGGCCGAGGACGTGACGATACTGCTGATCATCGACGAGATCGAGGATCTGCCCGAGGATCTGCTTTCGGCGATCCAGATCGCGGGCGACGCTGGTGTCCGATTGTTCCTCAGCGGGACGCCCACCGGCCGGGATCGGCTCGGGGACGTCAAAGCCACGCTCGATTCACGACTCCGATATTACGAAGGGATCGACCCCTTCGAAGTCGAGGACATCGCCGAGTACATCGCTCGATCGCTCTCGTACTTCCGGGGAGAGGACTACGACGGGGAGTCGCCCGATCTCTTCGAACCCGCGGCGATCGTGGACATTCATGATCGGACCGGAGGAAACCCACGCGAGGTTCGCTTGGAGTGTCGGGAACTGTTCACGCGTGCGGCGTTCGTCTGGTACCGCTCCGGACAGGACATCGAACGGATTCACATCACTCCCGAACTCCGCCACCGACGTTTCGGAATGAACCAGTAA
- a CDS encoding KH domain-containing protein: protein MQHVKIPQDRIGVVIGEGGETMREIEQEAEVRLDIDSETGAVAVESVGDPVTGLKGPDIVKAIGRGFSPDDALRLLDDDMMMFDMIDIDAVARNPNDLKRLKGRLIGEDGRTRELMEDLTGAAVAIYGSTLSIIGGPEQVDAVREAAEMILDGAPHGSVYSFLERRHNEMKHQGLEYHQFTG, encoded by the coding sequence ATGCAACACGTGAAGATTCCGCAGGACCGGATCGGTGTGGTGATCGGCGAGGGTGGTGAGACGATGCGGGAGATCGAACAGGAAGCTGAAGTTCGACTCGACATCGATAGCGAGACCGGCGCGGTCGCCGTCGAGTCCGTCGGCGACCCCGTGACGGGACTGAAAGGCCCGGACATCGTCAAGGCGATCGGTCGCGGTTTCTCGCCCGATGACGCCCTCCGGTTGCTCGATGACGATATGATGATGTTCGATATGATCGACATCGATGCAGTCGCGCGTAACCCGAACGATCTCAAGCGTCTCAAAGGCCGGCTCATCGGTGAGGACGGCCGCACCCGTGAGTTGATGGAGGACCTTACCGGGGCCGCGGTCGCAATCTACGGGTCGACGCTGTCGATCATCGGCGGCCCAGAGCAGGTCGACGCCGTCCGGGAGGCAGCCGAAATGATCCTCGACGGTGCGCCCCACGGGTCGGTCTACTCGTTCCTCGAACGCCGCCACAACGAGATGAAACACCAGGGCCTGGAGTACCACCAGTTCACCGGTTGA
- a CDS encoding Lrp/AsnC ligand binding domain-containing protein yields the protein MVTAYIMVKAHTGEADRLKNTIDAIDGVASAHVVAGDVDLIAKVDVAAPADVKDIAATQIQEIDGIEDTQTYLAMD from the coding sequence ATGGTTACAGCGTACATTATGGTCAAAGCACACACCGGCGAGGCGGATCGACTCAAGAACACCATCGACGCCATCGACGGGGTGGCGAGCGCGCACGTCGTCGCCGGCGACGTCGACCTCATCGCGAAGGTCGATGTCGCCGCACCGGCCGACGTCAAGGACATTGCCGCCACACAGATCCAGGAGATCGACGGTATCGAGGACACCCAGACGTACCTCGCGATGGATTGA